Proteins from one Clostridium cellulovorans 743B genomic window:
- a CDS encoding energy-coupling factor transporter transmembrane component T family protein produces MISNITIGQFVPGDSIIHKLDPRTKIIISFLYIINLFILKSTLGYIMIALFTLGIILASKLKFIYIYRGLKPVFILVLITAIFNIFMVKGDEVLINLGFINIYKEAVILAVKMMVRIVFIVISTSVLTLTTSPIELTDGIEKLLNPFKKFGLPAHELAMMMTIALRFIPTLIDETDKIMKAQKARGADFESGSLIKRAKALIPVLVPLFISSFRRAEELAMAMEARCYRGGEGRTRMKVLKYTKNDAVAYIIMIFVILLSVTSRNLSI; encoded by the coding sequence ATGATAAGTAATATTACAATTGGACAGTTTGTTCCTGGGGATTCTATAATTCATAAGTTAGATCCTAGAACTAAGATAATAATAAGCTTTTTATACATAATAAATTTATTTATTCTAAAAAGTACTTTAGGATACATTATGATTGCGTTGTTTACTTTAGGGATAATATTGGCATCAAAATTAAAATTTATATACATATATAGAGGTCTTAAACCAGTATTTATATTGGTTCTAATTACAGCTATTTTTAATATTTTTATGGTCAAAGGTGATGAGGTTTTGATTAACCTTGGCTTTATTAATATATATAAAGAAGCGGTCATTCTTGCTGTTAAGATGATGGTAAGGATAGTATTTATTGTTATTAGTACCTCTGTACTTACTCTTACTACGTCGCCTATAGAACTTACAGACGGTATTGAAAAACTTTTAAATCCCTTTAAAAAATTTGGTTTACCAGCACACGAGCTAGCGATGATGATGACTATAGCGTTAAGATTCATTCCAACTTTAATAGATGAAACTGATAAGATCATGAAAGCCCAAAAGGCAAGAGGCGCTGATTTTGAATCAGGAAGCCTTATTAAAAGAGCTAAAGCATTAATACCTGTATTAGTTCCTTTATTTATTAGCTCCTTTAGAAGAGCAGAAGAGCTTGCCATGGCGATGGAAGCAAGGTGCTATCGGGGGGGAGAAGGAAGAACTAGAATGAAGGTATTAAAATACACTAAAAATGATGCTGTAGCTTATATAATAATGATTTTTGTAATTTTATTATCAGTTACGTCTAGAAATCTTAGTATATAA
- a CDS encoding alpha/beta hydrolase family protein, giving the protein MKTVTVLISHHERELHGNFVMPEQVGKYPVVIYSHGYNGVGEDFKKNAEYLAQNGIGAFYYDFCGGSVRSKSSMKTTEMTIFTEKEDLQAVLSILKKQENVDADNIFVFGASQGGFVTTLVAEECADDIRGMVLLFPALCIADNWNERFPNTEDIPNSEDLWGMTLGKRFFETLRGFDIFTHIGKYQRNILIMHGDQDEIVPLEYSQRLRKVYSNVKIEVFQGEAHGFSEVGNQRVGEMTLGFVLQNKKV; this is encoded by the coding sequence ATGAAAACAGTGACAGTTTTAATATCTCATCATGAAAGGGAGCTTCATGGTAATTTTGTTATGCCAGAGCAAGTAGGAAAATACCCAGTTGTGATATATAGTCATGGATATAATGGTGTAGGTGAGGATTTCAAGAAAAATGCTGAATATCTTGCGCAAAATGGTATAGGTGCATTTTACTATGATTTTTGTGGAGGATCTGTGCGTTCAAAAAGCAGTATGAAAACAACTGAGATGACGATTTTCACGGAAAAGGAAGATTTGCAGGCTGTATTAAGTATTTTAAAGAAACAAGAAAATGTAGATGCGGATAATATTTTTGTATTTGGAGCTAGTCAGGGTGGTTTCGTGACTACTTTAGTGGCAGAGGAATGTGCAGATGATATCAGAGGAATGGTGTTATTGTTTCCTGCATTATGTATTGCTGATAATTGGAATGAAAGATTTCCTAATACTGAAGATATCCCTAACTCTGAAGATTTATGGGGAATGACTCTTGGAAAAAGGTTTTTCGAGACGTTACGAGGCTTTGATATTTTTACTCATATTGGAAAATATCAAAGAAATATTTTAATTATGCATGGTGATCAGGATGAAATAGTGCCGTTAGAATATAGTCAAAGGCTTCGAAAGGTTTATTCTAATGTTAAGATAGAAGTATTCCAAGGGGAAGCACATGGATTTTCAGAAGTAGGTAATCAGCGTGTTGGTGAAATGACGCTAGGATTTGTATTGCAAAACAAAAAGGTATAA
- a CDS encoding DNA-directed RNA polymerase subunit alpha yields the protein MLEIEKPKIECVESTEDGSYGKFVIEPLERGYGITLGNSLRRILLSSLPGVAANSIKIDGVLHEFSTVKGVKEDVTELILNVKPLALKMNGEGPKTIYIDAQGPAVVTAADIITDDSVEVISKDLHIATLDEDGRLQMEIEVNSGRGYVTQNKNKRDDMPIGTIAIDSIYTPITRVNFTVENTRVGQITDYDKLTLEVWTNGTIRPEEAISLSSKILIEHLKLFMTLTDNADNVEIMVEKEEDKKEKVLEMTIEELDLSVRSYNCLKRAGINTVQELTERSMDDMMKVRNLGKKSLEEVDQKLTALGLGLKLNDE from the coding sequence ATGTTAGAGATAGAAAAGCCCAAAATAGAATGTGTGGAATCCACTGAAGATGGTTCTTATGGCAAATTTGTTATAGAACCTCTTGAAAGAGGATATGGTATTACTTTAGGAAATTCTTTAAGAAGAATATTACTATCTTCTCTTCCAGGTGTTGCAGCAAATTCTATTAAAATAGATGGAGTACTTCATGAGTTCTCAACAGTTAAAGGTGTTAAAGAAGATGTTACTGAGCTTATACTCAATGTAAAACCTCTTGCATTAAAAATGAATGGAGAAGGACCAAAAACTATATATATCGATGCTCAAGGCCCAGCTGTAGTTACTGCAGCAGACATTATCACAGATGATAGTGTTGAGGTTATAAGCAAAGATTTGCATATAGCTACTTTAGATGAAGATGGAAGACTCCAAATGGAGATAGAAGTTAATAGTGGAAGAGGGTATGTTACTCAGAATAAAAATAAGAGAGACGACATGCCAATTGGTACAATAGCTATTGATTCTATTTACACTCCAATAACTAGAGTTAATTTTACTGTTGAAAATACAAGAGTAGGTCAAATTACTGACTATGATAAACTAACTTTAGAAGTATGGACAAATGGAACCATAAGACCAGAAGAAGCTATTAGTCTTTCTTCAAAAATTCTTATCGAACACTTAAAACTATTCATGACATTAACTGATAATGCAGATAATGTTGAAATAATGGTTGAAAAAGAAGAAGATAAGAAAGAAAAAGTTTTAGAAATGACAATAGAAGAGCTTGATTTATCAGTTAGAAGCTATAACTGCTTAAAGAGAGCAGGAATAAACACAGTTCAAGAACTAACTGAAAGAAGCATGGATGACATGATGAAGGTTAGAAATCTTGGTAAGAAGTCTTTAGAAGAAGTTGACCAAAAGCTTACAGCCCTAGGCTTAGGGTTAAAGCTTAACGATGAGTAA
- a CDS encoding energy-coupling factor transporter ATPase — protein sequence MSIKIENLTHVYMEGTPFERKALDNVNIEINAGEFVTVIGHTGSGKSTLIQHINALLKPTSGTIIIDGINPWDKNVKLADLRKRVGLVFQYPEYQLFEDTIEKDIAYGPRNLNLGEEEIKNRVVRAMNTVGLDYDKYKDKSPFDLSGGQKRRVAIAGVVAMEPKILILDEPTAGLDPKGRDEILFQIRELHDRYDMTTILVSHSMEDVAKISDRIFVMNKGTCVLQGTSAEVFKQIELLESIGLAVPQIKYLQLALREKGFDISDDIFTVEQAKNEIIRLLRGSKNDK from the coding sequence ATGTCAATTAAAATAGAGAATTTAACTCATGTGTATATGGAAGGAACACCTTTTGAAAGAAAGGCATTGGATAACGTTAATATTGAGATAAATGCTGGTGAATTTGTAACGGTAATAGGACATACTGGTTCAGGAAAATCTACATTAATTCAACATATTAATGCGTTGTTAAAACCTACTAGTGGTACTATTATAATAGATGGTATTAATCCGTGGGATAAGAATGTAAAACTTGCGGATTTAAGAAAAAGAGTTGGACTTGTGTTTCAATATCCAGAATATCAGCTTTTTGAGGATACTATTGAAAAAGATATTGCTTATGGACCTAGAAACTTAAATTTAGGTGAAGAAGAGATAAAAAATAGAGTAGTTAGAGCAATGAATACCGTAGGACTTGATTATGATAAATATAAGGATAAGTCTCCTTTTGATTTAAGTGGTGGTCAAAAGAGGCGTGTTGCTATTGCTGGCGTGGTTGCTATGGAGCCAAAAATACTAATTCTAGATGAGCCAACAGCAGGATTAGATCCAAAGGGAAGAGATGAGATATTATTTCAAATTAGAGAGCTACATGATAGATATGATATGACTACAATTTTAGTATCACATAGCATGGAGGATGTTGCTAAAATTTCTGATAGAATATTTGTAATGAATAAGGGAACTTGTGTACTTCAAGGAACAAGTGCGGAAGTATTTAAGCAAATAGAACTTTTAGAATCTATTGGGTTAGCTGTACCTCAAATCAAGTATCTACAACTTGCACTTAGAGAAAAAGGTTTTGATATCTCTGATGACATATTTACTGTTGAGCAAGCTAAGAATGAGATTATAAGGTTGTTAAGAGGTAGTAAAAATGATAAGTAA
- a CDS encoding energy-coupling factor transporter ATPase, translating into MKDIMIDCKNLFYAYADDGETVSTYAVNDVSLEVRRGEFVAILGRNGSGKSTISKQFNGLFTPSSGKVYVDGFDTSLEGNVWDIRKSCGMIFQNPDNQIVATIVEEDVAFGPENLGIQPEEIRTRVDEALKKVDMFEFRKHAPHLLSGGQKQRVAIAGILAMKPKCIVFDEATAMLDPSGRKEVMDTIEDLRKSGITIILITHYMEEAAKADRIIVMDSGSIVLEGTPREVFSKVEEMKALGLDVPQICELAYELQKEGIDVRSDILSIDEMVDALCQLK; encoded by the coding sequence ATGAAAGATATCATGATAGATTGTAAAAACTTATTTTATGCATACGCAGATGATGGAGAGACAGTCAGTACATATGCAGTTAATGACGTTTCCTTAGAAGTTAGAAGAGGAGAATTTGTTGCAATTTTAGGCAGAAATGGTTCAGGAAAATCTACTATATCAAAACAGTTTAATGGATTATTTACTCCAAGTAGCGGTAAGGTGTATGTGGATGGGTTTGATACTAGTCTAGAAGGCAATGTATGGGACATAAGAAAATCTTGTGGTATGATATTTCAAAATCCTGATAATCAGATAGTTGCAACGATAGTGGAAGAAGACGTAGCCTTTGGACCAGAAAATCTTGGTATACAGCCAGAAGAGATAAGAACAAGAGTTGATGAAGCACTTAAAAAAGTTGATATGTTTGAATTTAGAAAACATGCTCCACATCTTTTATCTGGTGGTCAAAAACAGAGAGTTGCAATTGCGGGTATTCTTGCTATGAAACCAAAGTGCATAGTTTTTGACGAAGCAACAGCTATGTTGGACCCATCCGGTCGCAAGGAGGTAATGGACACAATCGAGGATTTGCGAAAGTCCGGGATAACCATAATTCTAATAACTCATTATATGGAGGAAGCAGCTAAGGCTGATAGAATTATAGTTATGGATAGTGGCTCTATAGTATTGGAAGGGACACCAAGAGAAGTTTTTAGTAAAGTAGAAGAAATGAAAGCATTAGGGTTAGATGTTCCTCAAATTTGTGAACTTGCCTATGAGCTCCAAAAAGAAGGTATTGATGTTAGGAGCGATATATTATCTATAGATGAGATGGTGGATGCGTTATGTCAATTAAAATAG
- a CDS encoding aminoglycoside phosphotransferase family protein produces the protein MYIDLKDIPNYDDWIKIEKINKGWSDDIKFYLEDKGGGKYLLRINSIEKFESKENEFRIIKKYNKLNFEMSKAITSGICNNGKNVYMIFSWVEGAALDNVLSKLDEEEQFKLGIKAGEILKSIHNIKVDKEDLPEETKIRRKLQQLKRYEDSLYRIPNDEYIVKFIKDNIHKTCIEEPVYEHGDFHPGNLIYTLDKRIGVIDFNRLECGDRYEEFYKIQILTIEQSIPFAIGQIKGYFRGEPPKKFWEIQKIYVAHASLFSIEWAVKFGKNDINAMIKRCYKARMDYENFKLLIPKWYSENVRRF, from the coding sequence ATGTATATAGATTTAAAAGATATTCCTAACTATGATGATTGGATTAAGATAGAAAAAATAAACAAAGGTTGGTCTGATGATATTAAATTTTACTTAGAAGACAAAGGTGGAGGTAAATACTTATTACGAATTAATTCTATAGAAAAATTCGAAAGTAAAGAGAACGAATTTCGTATTATAAAAAAGTATAATAAGCTGAATTTTGAAATGTCTAAAGCAATTACCTCTGGAATATGTAATAATGGGAAAAACGTATATATGATTTTTAGTTGGGTTGAAGGGGCAGCTTTAGATAATGTACTTTCGAAATTAGATGAAGAAGAACAGTTTAAATTAGGAATTAAGGCCGGAGAAATTTTAAAGTCTATACACAACATTAAAGTTGATAAAGAAGATCTTCCAGAAGAAACGAAAATAAGAAGGAAACTTCAGCAGTTAAAACGATACGAAGATTCTCTGTATCGAATTCCTAATGACGAATACATTGTGAAGTTTATAAAGGATAATATACATAAAACTTGTATAGAAGAACCTGTCTATGAGCATGGAGATTTTCATCCAGGTAACTTGATTTATACATTAGATAAGAGAATTGGTGTTATAGATTTTAATCGCTTAGAATGTGGAGATAGATACGAAGAATTTTACAAAATACAAATTCTTACTATTGAACAAAGCATTCCTTTCGCTATAGGGCAGATAAAAGGATATTTTAGAGGAGAACCACCAAAGAAATTTTGGGAGATCCAAAAGATATATGTTGCGCATGCCTCATTGTTCTCTATAGAATGGGCAGTGAAGTTTGGAAAAAATGACATTAATGCAATGATAAAGCGATGTTATAAGGCGAGGATGGATTATGAAAACTTTAAATTATTAATTCCGAAGTGGTATTCTGAAAATGTGAGAAGGTTTTAA
- the truA gene encoding tRNA pseudouridine(38-40) synthase TruA, whose translation MRNIKLILEYDGTKYSGWQKQKNSVTVQGTIEKAIEAITKESVELIGCSRTDSGVHAKGYTANFFTNSKIPIERFYIAINAKLPEDIVILSSEEVPEDFHSRFNCIGKTYCYSVLNRVSYPAMYRNYLYHVPRKLSIDEMKKAAESFVGTYDFNAFRNLGTEVASTVRTIHRIEVEEHGDIINILVTGDGFLYNMVRIIAGTLVEVGLGQKRSDQIKVILESKDRNRAGKTAPARGLSLDKVYY comes from the coding sequence TTGAGAAATATTAAATTAATTTTAGAATATGATGGTACAAAATATTCTGGATGGCAAAAGCAGAAAAATAGTGTCACAGTACAAGGAACAATAGAGAAAGCTATAGAGGCTATAACCAAAGAGTCTGTAGAGCTTATTGGATGTAGTCGAACTGATTCAGGAGTTCATGCAAAGGGGTATACTGCGAACTTTTTTACTAATAGCAAAATTCCTATTGAAAGGTTTTATATCGCTATTAATGCAAAATTACCAGAAGATATTGTTATTTTATCCTCTGAGGAAGTACCGGAAGATTTTCATTCAAGGTTTAATTGTATTGGTAAGACTTATTGTTACAGCGTTTTAAACAGAGTAAGTTATCCAGCAATGTATAGGAATTACTTATATCATGTTCCTAGGAAGTTATCTATAGATGAAATGAAAAAGGCTGCAGAGAGTTTTGTTGGGACCTATGATTTTAATGCTTTTAGAAACCTAGGCACGGAAGTAGCATCGACAGTAAGAACTATTCACAGGATTGAAGTTGAAGAGCATGGAGATATAATAAATATTTTAGTAACAGGTGATGGTTTTTTATATAATATGGTTAGAATTATAGCTGGAACATTAGTAGAAGTTGGTTTAGGGCAAAAGAGGTCAGATCAAATAAAAGTGATATTAGAGTCTAAGGATAGAAATAGAGCAGGAAAAACAGCACCTGCTAGAGGATTAAGTCTCGATAAGGTATACTATTAA
- the rplM gene encoding 50S ribosomal protein L13 — MKSYLAKPNEVNKKWYVIDVAGKPLGRAASQIATILRGKNKPEFTPNVDCGDFVIVLNADKILLTGKKLDQKMLRHHSLYPGGLKEVPYREALAKKPEFVFQEAVRRMLPKGVLGRQMAKKLKVYAGTEHEHVAQNPEVLELKY, encoded by the coding sequence ATGAAATCATACTTAGCAAAACCAAATGAAGTTAATAAAAAATGGTATGTTATCGATGTAGCTGGAAAGCCACTAGGTAGAGCAGCTAGCCAAATAGCTACAATATTAAGAGGTAAAAATAAACCAGAATTTACACCAAATGTTGACTGCGGAGATTTCGTTATCGTATTAAATGCAGACAAAATATTATTAACTGGTAAAAAATTAGATCAAAAGATGTTAAGACATCACTCATTATATCCAGGTGGATTAAAAGAAGTTCCTTACAGAGAAGCTTTAGCTAAGAAGCCAGAATTCGTATTCCAAGAAGCGGTAAGAAGAATGTTACCAAAGGGCGTTTTAGGAAGACAAATGGCAAAGAAACTTAAAGTGTACGCAGGAACTGAGCATGAACATGTAGCTCAAAATCCAGAAGTACTTGAGTTAAAATACTAA
- the infA gene encoding translation initiation factor IF-1 produces the protein MAKEDVIEMEGSVIEALPNAAFKVQLESGQIILAHISGKLRMNFIRILPGDKVTVELSPYDLSRGRITWRAK, from the coding sequence ATGGCAAAAGAGGATGTTATTGAAATGGAAGGTAGTGTAATAGAAGCATTACCTAATGCAGCATTTAAAGTACAACTAGAGAGTGGTCAAATTATATTAGCTCATATTTCTGGTAAGCTTAGAATGAATTTTATTAGAATATTACCAGGTGATAAAGTTACAGTAGAACTTTCTCCATATGATTTATCTCGTGGAAGAATAACTTGGAGAGCCAAGTAA
- the rpmJ gene encoding 50S ribosomal protein L36 — MKVRPSVKPICEKCKVIKRKGRVMVICENPKHKQKQG; from the coding sequence ATGAAGGTAAGACCATCAGTTAAACCTATATGCGAAAAGTGCAAGGTGATTAAGAGAAAAGGCAGAGTAATGGTAATCTGCGAAAACCCTAAGCACAAACAAAAGCAAGGTTAG
- the rpsD gene encoding 30S ribosomal protein S4: MARYTGPVCRLCRREGEKLNLKGDRCFTDKCAFDRRGYAPGQHGQSKKKLSNYGVQLREKQKAKRIYGVLENQFRRTYDKADKMRGITGENLVKLLEMRLDNVIYRLGYGNSRNEARQLVTHGHFLVNGKKVDIPSYVVKAGDVITVREKSRATETFKTFAENPRVLPAWLSGDIATFEGKVVTAPSREDIDVPLNETLIVELYSK; the protein is encoded by the coding sequence ATGGCAAGATACACAGGGCCAGTTTGCAGACTTTGCAGACGTGAAGGAGAAAAGCTTAACCTTAAAGGGGATAGATGCTTTACAGATAAATGTGCATTTGACAGAAGAGGTTATGCACCAGGACAACATGGTCAAAGTAAGAAAAAATTATCAAACTATGGTGTTCAATTAAGAGAAAAACAAAAAGCTAAGAGAATATACGGAGTTCTTGAAAATCAATTCAGAAGAACTTACGATAAAGCAGATAAAATGAGAGGTATTACAGGTGAAAACTTAGTAAAACTTCTTGAAATGAGATTAGATAATGTTATCTACAGATTAGGATACGGTAATTCAAGAAATGAAGCTAGACAATTAGTTACTCATGGTCATTTCTTAGTAAACGGTAAGAAAGTTGACATCCCATCATATGTAGTTAAAGCTGGTGATGTTATAACTGTTAGAGAAAAAAGCAGAGCAACAGAAACTTTCAAGACTTTTGCTGAAAATCCAAGAGTATTACCTGCATGGTTAAGTGGTGATATCGCAACTTTTGAAGGCAAAGTTGTTACAGCTCCATCAAGAGAAGACATCGATGTTCCACTAAATGAAACATTAATCGTCGAATTATATAGCAAGTAA
- a CDS encoding DUF3237 family protein: MELLLALNIKLFNPYEVDNTALKIVMIPFTGFSQGKYFNGEIIGTGVDTQKIYNNGNSHYSARYMLAGTDYTNTQCKIFIENNGTSLDSCIPTIVTDSIALSSWQNAALFSTIEPSKDGIIVKIYKN; this comes from the coding sequence ATGGAACTATTATTAGCATTAAATATAAAGCTTTTTAACCCTTACGAAGTTGATAACACAGCATTAAAAATAGTTATGATCCCGTTCACCGGATTTTCTCAAGGAAAATATTTTAACGGTGAAATCATAGGAACAGGTGTTGATACTCAAAAAATATACAATAACGGCAATTCACATTATTCTGCTAGATATATGTTAGCTGGCACAGATTATACAAATACTCAATGTAAAATTTTTATAGAAAACAATGGGACCAGCTTAGATAGCTGTATTCCAACAATAGTTACCGACAGTATAGCTCTATCTTCATGGCAAAATGCAGCTCTATTTTCAACTATTGAACCATCAAAAGACGGAATCATTGTAAAGATATATAAAAACTAA
- the rpsK gene encoding 30S ribosomal protein S11, with product MAAKQVKKTRRKKERKNVEHGAAHIKSTFNNSIVTLTDAHGNALSWSSSGALGFRGSRKSTPFAAQMAAETAAKVAMEHGLKSVEVYVKGPGAGREAAIRSLQAAGLEVTLIKDVTPIPHNGCRPPKRRRV from the coding sequence ATGGCAGCAAAGCAAGTTAAAAAGACTAGAAGAAAAAAAGAAAGAAAAAATGTTGAACATGGTGCAGCTCACATCAAATCAACTTTTAATAACTCAATAGTAACTTTAACTGATGCTCATGGTAATGCATTATCATGGTCAAGTTCTGGGGCTCTAGGCTTCAGAGGTTCAAGAAAATCAACTCCATTTGCAGCTCAAATGGCAGCAGAAACTGCAGCTAAAGTAGCTATGGAACATGGTTTAAAGAGTGTTGAAGTATATGTAAAAGGACCAGGAGCAGGAAGAGAAGCAGCGATCAGATCTCTTCAAGCAGCTGGATTAGAAGTAACATTAATAAAAGACGTTACTCCAATTCCTCACAATGGATGTAGACCACCAAAGAGAAGAAGAGTATAG
- the rplQ gene encoding 50S ribosomal protein L17, translating into MALQRKLGRPTDQRIAMLRNLVTSFLKHGKIETTVTRAKETQKLAEKMITLAKRGDLHARRQVLAFVTEEDVVAKLFDDVAPKYAERNGGYTRIYKAGPRRGDGAEVAILELV; encoded by the coding sequence ATGGCATTACAACGTAAGTTAGGTCGTCCTACAGATCAAAGAATAGCTATGTTAAGAAACTTAGTTACTAGTTTCTTAAAACATGGTAAAATAGAGACTACAGTTACAAGAGCTAAAGAAACTCAAAAATTAGCTGAAAAAATGATCACTCTTGCTAAAAGAGGAGATCTTCATGCTAGAAGACAAGTTCTTGCTTTCGTTACTGAAGAAGACGTAGTTGCTAAGTTATTTGATGACGTTGCTCCTAAATATGCTGAGAGAAACGGTGGATACACAAGAATCTATAAAGCAGGTCCTAGAAGAGGGGACGGAGCAGAAGTAGCTATATTAGAATTAGTTTAA
- the rpsI gene encoding 30S ribosomal protein S9, which yields MAKLQYMATGRRKKAVARVRLVPGEGKVTVNNRDIEEFFGLETLRFIVNQPLVLTATKEKFDVLVNVHGGGFTGQAGAIRHGISRALLKADGNLRPELKRAGFLTRDPRMKERKKYGLKKARRASQFSKR from the coding sequence ATGGCAAAATTACAATACATGGCTACAGGAAGAAGAAAGAAAGCTGTTGCAAGAGTAAGATTAGTACCAGGTGAAGGTAAAGTAACAGTAAACAATAGAGATATCGAAGAATTCTTCGGTTTAGAAACATTAAGATTTATCGTTAACCAACCATTAGTATTAACTGCTACTAAAGAAAAATTTGACGTATTAGTTAATGTACACGGTGGTGGTTTCACAGGTCAAGCTGGAGCAATCAGACATGGTATTTCAAGAGCTTTATTAAAAGCTGATGGAAACTTAAGACCAGAACTTAAGAGAGCTGGTTTCTTAACAAGAGACCCAAGAATGAAGGAAAGAAAGAAATACGGTCTTAAAAAAGCAAGAAGAGCATCACAATTCTCAAAGAGATAA
- the rpsM gene encoding 30S ribosomal protein S13, producing MARIAGIDIPKEKRVEIALTYIYGIGLPTSQRILSETGVNPDTRVKNLTEDEVNLLRDVINKTVKVEGDLRREIALNIKRLVEIGCYRGIRHRRNLPVRGQKTKTNARTRKGPKKTVAGKKK from the coding sequence ATGGCTAGAATTGCTGGTATCGACATACCAAAGGAAAAAAGAGTAGAAATAGCCCTAACATATATATATGGTATAGGCTTACCAACTTCTCAAAGAATTTTATCTGAAACTGGCGTTAATCCAGATACAAGAGTTAAAAATCTTACAGAAGATGAAGTTAATCTTTTAAGAGATGTTATAAATAAAACTGTTAAAGTTGAAGGTGACTTAAGAAGAGAAATTGCTTTAAACATTAAGAGATTAGTTGAAATTGGATGTTATAGAGGTATTAGACATAGAAGAAATCTTCCAGTAAGAGGACAAAAAACTAAGACTAATGCTAGAACTAGAAAAGGTCCAAAGAAGACAGTTGCTGGTAAGAAGAAATAA
- a CDS encoding KOW domain-containing RNA-binding protein has translation MNKLIQKDLLGTVVLGKAGRDSDRFFVILDIIDNNYVMIADGSTRKLENPKRKKLKHLALTEVRFHEEVENLHNKSITNSKLRKLIKSLELDKEV, from the coding sequence GTGAATAAATTGATCCAAAAGGACTTGTTAGGCACCGTAGTTTTGGGAAAAGCAGGAAGAGATAGTGATAGATTTTTCGTTATTCTGGATATAATAGATAATAATTATGTTATGATAGCGGATGGTTCAACAAGGAAGCTTGAAAATCCAAAAAGGAAAAAGTTAAAACACTTAGCATTAACTGAAGTAAGATTTCATGAAGAAGTGGAGAACCTTCATAATAAATCAATCACTAACTCAAAGCTCCGAAAACTTATAAAATCTTTAGAATTAGATAAGGAGGTTTGA